Proteins encoded in a region of the Anopheles ziemanni chromosome 2, idAnoZiCoDA_A2_x.2, whole genome shotgun sequence genome:
- the LOC131280966 gene encoding myosin heavy chain, non-muscle isoform X3, translating into MAEDLRDRNDPELKYLSVERNSFNDPATQAEWTQKRLVWVPHESQGFVAASIKGERGDEVEVELAETGKRVLVLKDDIQKMNPPKFDKVEDMAELTCLNEASVLHNIKDRYYSGLIYTYSGLFCVVVNPYKKLPIYTEKIMEKYKGIKRHEVPPHVFAITDTAYRSMLQDREDQSILCTGESGAGKTENTKKVIQYLAYVAASKPKGSVAAPTPALIIGELEQQLLQANPILEAFGNAKTVKNDNSSRFGKFIRINFDASGFISGANIETYLLEKSRAIRQAKDERTFHIFYQLLAGASPEQRQRFILDDVKTYPFLSNGGLPVPGVDDYAEFQATVKSMNIMGMTADDFNSIFRIVSAVLLFGSMTFKQERSSDQATLPDNTVAQKIAHLLGLSVTDMTKAFLTPRIKVGRDFVTKAQTKEQVEFAVEAIAKACYEKMFKWLVNRINRSLDRTKRQGASFIGILDMAGFEIFELNSFEQLCINYTNEKLQQLFNHTMFILEQEEYQREGIEWKFIDFGLDLQPTIDLIDKPGGIMALLDEECWFPKATDKSFVEKLAAAHSMHPKFMKTDFRGVADFAVVHYAGKVDYSATKWLMKNMDPLNENVVSLLQASQDPFVVQIWKDAEIVGMAQQALTDTQFGARTRKGMFRTVSHLYKEQLAKLMDTLRNTNPNFVRCIIPNHEKRAGKIDAPLVLDQLRCNGVLEGIRICRQGFPNRIPFQEFRQRYELLTPNVIPKGFMDGKRACEQMIKSLELDSNLYRIGQSKIFFRAGVLAHLEEERDYKITDLIVNFQAYCRGFLARRNYQKRLQQLNAIRIIQRNCAAYLKLRNWQWWRLYTKVKPLLEVTKQEEKLVQKEDELRQIRDKLDNLSKSSQEYEKKFQQAMEEKTHLAEQLQAEIELCAEAEEGRARLVARKQELEELMQDLESRIEEEEERVNALTGEKKKLQINIQDLEEQLEEEEAARQKLQLEKVQLDAKLKKMEEDVALIEDQNHKLVKEKKLLEERANDLSQTLAEEEEKAKHLAKLKVKHESTIAELEERLLKDHQQRQESDRSKRKIETEVADLKEQINERRVQIEEMQQQLIKREEELAQTLVRIDEESAAKAAAQKTQRELESQLAEIQEDLEAEKLARSKAEKQKRDLNEELEALKNELLDSLDTTAAQQELRSKREQEVATLKKTLEDESSNHEATLMDMRHKHAQEISSINEQLENLKKLKGGLEKSKQTLEAENADLATELRNVNQSRQENDRRRKQAETQIAELQVKLAEVERVRVELQDKVTKLQQETDNITQQLDEAELKASAAIKSAGNLESQLTEAQQLLEEETRQKLALSSKLRQIESEKDALAEQLEEDEEAKKSYEKKLAELNITIQEMKKRSEEESDVAKELEESKKKMNKDIETLQRQIQELQATNDRLDKSKKKIQSELEDATIELETQRTKVLELEKKQKNFDKVLAEEKAISEQHAQERDAAEREAREKETKVLSLTRELDEAFEKIDELETKRKALQNELDELANTQGTADKNVHELEKAKRSLESQLAELKAQNEELEDDLQLTEDAKLRLEVNMQALRAQFERDIQAKEEQSEEKRRGLVKALRDLEAELDEERKQRAAAVAAKKKLEGDLKDMEATLEMNNKVKEDALKQAKKLQAQIKDAIRDAEEAKAAKEELAAVSKEAERKAKTLEAEVMQLSEDLSSSERARRAAETERDELLEEINSNSNKGSLMIDEKRRLEARIAALEEELEEEQSNLELMVDRNRKAQLTIEQLTTELATEKSNAQNYETVKSGLERQNKDLKAKLSELETALRTKVKAATAASEAKIINLEKQLENETKERLTVQKSNRKLEKRIKELTLNIEDERRHADQYKEQIEKVNNRMKTLKRNLDEAEEEIQKEKTLKRKAQRECEDMLEGHEALSRELNALKSKLRRGGAMGSLSSSRLTPKRENDSMSVQDESLDGEDNSN; encoded by the exons ACCTACTCCGGCCTTTTCTGCGTGGTGGTTAACCCGTACAAGAAGCTGCCCATCTACACCGAGAAGATCATGGAGAAGTACAAAGGCATCAAACGGCACGAGGTGCCGCCACACGTCTTTGCGATCACAGACACCGCGTATAGATCGATGCTTCAGG ATCGTGAGGACCAGTCCATCCTGTGTACCGGCGAGTCGGGTGCTGGTAAAACCGAGAACACAAAGAAAGTTATCCAGTATTTAGCCTACGTGGCGGCATCGAAACCGAAAGGATCCGTAGCG GCCCCAACACCAGCACTTATCATC GGTGAGCTAGAACAACAGCTGCTTCAAGCAAATCCCATTCTAGAAGCGTTCGGTAACGCCAAGACGGTGAAAAACGATAACTCGTCTCGCTTC GGTAAATTCATTCGGATAAACTTTGACGCCTCGGGCTTCATCTCTGGCGCCAACATCGAGACGTATCTGCTGGAGAAGTCACGTGCCATTCGCCAGGCGAAGGACGAGCGTACATTCCACATTTTCTACCAGCTGTTGGCGGGTGCGTCGCCCGAACAACGTCAGCGCTTTATCCTGGACGATGTGAAGACGTACCCGTTCCTGTCGAACGGTGGGCTGCCGGTACCCGGCGTTGACGATTATGCCGAGTTCCAAGCGACGGTTAAGAGCATGAACATAATGGGCATGACGGCGGATGACTTCAACTCGATCTTCCGCATTGTGAGTGCCGTGCTGCTGTTTGGCTCGATGACATTCAAGCAGGAACGCAGCTCCGATCAGGCTACGCTACCGGACAACACGGTCGCCCAGAAGATCGCGCATTTGCTGGGGCTGAGTGTAACGGACATGACGAAGGCATTCCTAACGCCGCGTATCAAGGTCGGCCGGGACTTTGTGACCAAGGCTCAGACGAAAGAGCAGGTCGAGTTCGCGGTGGAGGCCATCGCAAAGGCGTGCTATGAGAAGATGTTCAAGTGGTTGGTGAACCGTATTAACCGTTCGCTGGATCGCACCAAACGCCAGGGTGCGTCGTTCATCGGCATCCTCGATATGGCCGGCTTTGAGATCTTCGAGCTGAACTCGTTCGAGCAGCTTTGTATCAACTACACCAACGAGAAGTTGCAGCAGCTGTTCAATCACACCATGTTCATTCTTGAGCAGGAGGAGTATCAGCGCGAAGGAATCGAGTGGAAGTTCATCGACTTTGGGCTCGATCTACAGCCGACCATTGACCTGATTGACAAACCGGGCGGCATCATGGCTCTACTGGATGAGGAGTGCTGGTTCCCGAAGGCGACTGACAAGTCGTTCGTGGAAAAGCTGGCTGCGGCCCACTCGATGCATCCGAAGTTCATGAAGACGGACTTCCGCGGTGTGGCGGACTTCGCTGTTGTGCACTATGCCGGTAAGGTGGACTATTCGGCTACCAAGTGGCTGATGAAGAACATGGACCCACTGAACGAAAATGTCGTGTCGCTGCTGCAAGCCTCGCAGGACCCGTTCGTCGTGCAGATCTGGAAGGACGCCGAGATTGTTGGCATGGCGCAGCAGGCGCTCACCGACACTCAGTTTGGCGCTCGCACGCGTAAGGGCATGTTCCGTACGGTTTCCCATTTGTACAAGGAGCAGCTGGCCAAGCTGATGGACACACTGCGCAACACCAATCCGAACTTTGTGCGCTGTATCATCCCCAACCACGAAAAGCGCGCGGGCAAGATCGATGCGCCGCTCGTGCTCGATCAGCTGCGTTGCAACGGTGTGCTGGAGGGTATCCGTATCTGCCGCCAGGGCTTCCCGAATCGCATCCCGTTCCAGGAGTTCCGTCAACGCTACGAGCTGCTCACGCCCAACGTCATCCCGAAGGGCTTCATGGATGGCAAACGGGCTTGCGAACAGATGATCAAATCGCTCGAGCTGGACTCGAACCTGTACCGTATCGGTCAGTCGAAGATCTTCTTCCGTGCGGGCGTACTGGCGCACTTGGAAGAAGAACGCGACTACAAGATCACCGATCTGATCGTGAACTTCCAGGCGTACTGCCGTGGTTTCCTCGCCCGTCGCAACTACCAGAAGCGCCTACAGCAGCTCAACGCGATTCGTATCATCCAGCGCAACTGTGCGGCCTATCTAAAGCTGCGCAACTGGCAGTGGTGGCGTCTGTACACCAAGGTCAAGCCCCTGCTGGAAGTAACCAAGCAGGAGGAGAAGTTGGTGCAGAAGGAGGATGAGCTGCGCCAGATTCGCGACAAGCTCGACAATCTCTCCAAAAGCTCGCAGGAGTATGAAAAGAAGTTCCAGCAagcgatggaagaaaaaacgcaCCTCGCAGAACAGCTGCAAGCCGAGATCGAGTTGTGCGCCGAGGCGGAAGAGGGTCGTGCCCGGCTGGTCGCTCGCAAGCAGGAGCTAGAGGAGTTGATGCAGGATCTGGAGTCCCGCAtcgaggaagaggaggagcgCGTAAACGCACTTACGGGTGAGAAGAAGAAATTGCAGATCAACATACAGGACTTGGAGGAGCagttggaggaggaggaggcagCCCGGCAAAAGCTCCAACTCGAGAAGGTTCAGCTGGATGCGAAGCTTAAGAAGATGGAGGAAGATGTGGCGTTGATCGAGGACCAGAACCACAAGCTGGTGAAGGAAAAGAAGCTGCTGGAAGAGCGTGCAAACGATCTATCGCAAACGCTCGCCGAAGAGGAGGAGAAAGCGAAACATCTGGCCAAGCTTAAGGTGAAGCACGAGTCGACGATTGCCGAGCTGGAGGAACGCTTGCTAAAGGATCACCAGCAGCGCCAGGAGTCGGATCGTTCGAAGCGCAAGATCGAAACCGAGGTAGCCGACCTGAAGGAGCAGATCAATGAACGGCGCGTGCAGATAGAGGAGATGCAACAGCAGCTGATCAAACGCGAAGAGGAACTGGCTCAGACGCTTGTGCGCATCGACGAGGAGTCGGCCGCGAAGGCCGCAGCGCAGAAGACACAGCGCGAGCTCGAGTCACAGTTGGCAGAGATCCAGGAGGATTTGGAGGCAGAAAAACTTGCCCGCTCGAAGGCCGAGAAGCAGAAGCGCGACCTTAATGAAGAGCTGGAAGCTTTGAAAAACGAGCTCCTTGATTCTTTGGACACGACCGCCG CCCAACAAGAACTTCGCTCCAAGCGTGAACAGGAGGTTGCGACATTGAAGAAAACGCTGGAAGATGAGTCCTCGAATCACGAGGCAACTCTTATGGACATGCGCCACAAGCATGCTCAGGAGATCTCGTCCATCAATGAGCAGTTGGAGAATTTGAAGAAGCTCAAGGGCGGCCTCGAGAAGAGCAAGCAAACGCTGGAGGCGGAAAATGCCGATCTTGCCACCGAGTTGCGTAACGTCAATCAGTCGCGCCAGGAGAACGACCGCCGCCGCAAACAGGCCGAAACGCAGATCGCTGAACTACAG GTAAAACTTGCCGAAGTCGAACGCGTTCGAGTTGAGCTGCAGGATAAGGTTACCAAACTGCAACAGGAGACCGACAACATCACGCAGCAGTTGGACGAAGCCGAGCTGAAAGCATCAGCTGCGATCAAGAGCGCCGGCAACTTGGAGAGTCAGCTAACTGAGGCACAACAGCTCCTCGAGGAGGAAACCCGCCAGAAGCTGGCCCTAAGTTCGAAGCTGCGCCAGATCGAATCCGAAAAGGATGCACTCGCCGAACAGCTTGAGGAAGACGAAGAAGCGAAAAAGAGCTACGAAAAGAAGCTGGCCGAGCTGAACATTACCATACAAGAGATGAAGAAACGTTCGGAGGAGGAGTCCGATGTGGCGAAGGAGTTGGAGGAGTCGAAGAAAAAGATGAACAAGGACATCGAGACACTGCAGCGTCAAATTCAGGAGCTTCAGGCGACCAACGATCGGTTGGACAAGAGCAAAAAGAAGATCCAGTCGGAATTGGAGGATGCCACGATCGAGCTGGAGACGCAGCGCACCAAGGTGCTGGAGCTcgagaagaagcagaagaattTCGACAAGGTGTTGGCCGAGGAGAAGGCCATCAGCGAGCAGCACGCACAGGAGCGGGATGCGGCAGAACGGGAAGCGcgcgaaaaggaaacgaaggTGCTTTCGCTGACTCGCGAGCTCGACGAGGCGTTTGAGAAAATCGACGAGCTTGAAACGAAGCGCAAGGCACTGCAGAATGAACTGGATGAGCTTGCCAATACACAG GGCACAGCGGACAAGAACGTGCACGAGCTGGAAAAGGCGAAGCGTTCCCTCGAAAGCCAGCTGGCTGAACTTAAAGCACAAAATGAGGAACTGGAGGATGATCTTCAGCTGACGGAGGATGCCAAGCTGCGCTTGGAAGTGAACATGCAAGCCCTACGCGCACAATTCGAGCGGGACATTCAGGCAAAGGAGGAACAATCGGAAGAGAAGCGTCGCGGACTGGTAAAAGCCCTGCGCGATCTGGAAGCCGAGTTAGACGAGGAACGCAAGCAGCGCGCAGCGGCCGTTGCGGCTAAGAAGAAGCTCGAGGGTGATCTGAAGGACATGGAAGCAACGCTCGAGATGAACAATAAGGTGAAGGAGGACGCGCTGAAGCAAGCGAAGAAACTGCAAGCACAAATCAAGGACGCGATCCGGGACGCCGAGGAAGCTAAGGCAGCTAAGGAGGAGTTAGCGGCCGTTAGTAAGGAGGCAGAACGCAAAGCGAAGACGCTCGAGGCGGAGGTGATGCAGCTATCGGAGGACCTTTCGAGCTCGGAGCGGGCACGTCGGGCCGCGGAAACGGAGCGCGACGAGCTGCTGGAGGAGATAAACTCCAACTCGAACAAGGGCTCGCTCATGATCGATGAGAAGCGCCGACTGGAGGCGCGCATTGCCGCCCTCGAGGAGGAGTTGGAAGAGGAGCAGTCCAACCTGGAGCTGATGGTCGACCGTAACCGCAAGGCGCAGCTAACGATCGAGCAACTGACGACGGAGCTGGCAACGGAAAAGTCGAACGCGCAGAATTACGAAACCGTCAAGTCGGGCCTGGAGCGCCAGAACAAGGACCTGAAGGCGAAGCTGTCCGAGCTCGAGACGGCTCTGCGTACGAAGGTGAAGGCGGCAACGGCCGCATCCGAGGCgaagatcatcaacctagagAAGCAGctcgaaaacgaaacaaaggaGCGACTAACGGTGCAAAAGTCCAACCGCAAGCTCGAAAAGCGTATCAAGGAGCTGACGCTGAACATCGAAGACGAGCGACGACATGCCGATCAGTATAAGGAGCAGATTGAAAAG GTTAACAATCGCATGAAGACTCTAAAGCGCAACCTCGATGAAGCCGAAGAAGAAATTCAGAAGGAGAAAACTTTGAAACGGAAGGCACAGCGCGAATGCGAGGACATGCTAGAAGGTCACGAGGCGCTGTCTCGCGAACTGAATGCGCTCAAATCAAAGCTTAG ACGGGGTGGTGCAATGGGCAGTCTGAGCTCGTCCCGATTGACACCGAAGCGCGAGAACGACTCGATGTCGGTGCAAGATGAATCGCTCGATGGCGAGGATAACAGCAACTGA